Proteins encoded within one genomic window of Pongo pygmaeus isolate AG05252 chromosome 18, NHGRI_mPonPyg2-v2.0_pri, whole genome shotgun sequence:
- the CHD9NB gene encoding CHD9 neighbor protein produces MGCHSSKSTTVAAESQKPEEERERGEPGLETSTQAADCKDAPLKDATPEPKS; encoded by the coding sequence ATGGGGTGCCACTCCAGCAAGAGCACCACGGTGGCAGCTGAGTCCCAGAAGCCTGAAGAAGAGCGCGAGAGAGGAGAGCCAGGTCTGGAGACCAGCACCCAAGCAGCAGACTGCAAGGATGCCCCGCTGAAGGATGCAACCCCTGAGCCAAAGAGCTGA